One Xiphophorus maculatus strain JP 163 A chromosome 23, X_maculatus-5.0-male, whole genome shotgun sequence genomic window, ttctgaaccTTTTTATAAGCAGGTCAGTTGATTGagaacaaattctcattttcGACATGGACCTGTTcaggaaacattaaaacatcataCAGCAAAAGACCGAAAACTATCTTACCCATGGGGCTTTGCAGCGTTGGCTGGTTGGATACAGGCTGATGTGATTTGACTGATTGAATGTGGACAAGCTCTGCTGCTCTGGTGTAGTTAAAGGCCTCGATCTGATGGCCTGATGGAGGCTGTGTTGAACTGTTTGGTTGTAATGATTTACAGGACAGCATTGGTTTTCATCAGGGTCATCTAAGGTCATCCAGTGCAGTAAACATGGTCAGTAGTGGACTAACAATAACAGTATTTCACTGTGCCACGAGTCTTAATGATAGTAGTAATGCTAATAATTGATAATAAATAGATAATAAATAACATGTTCAATTAGTACTAACTACAGTTATCCACCTGTGATGTTTTGCTGTGCCATAAGTATAAATAATAGTAATGCTAATAATtgataatgaataaataagatgTTCAGTTAGTTGGAAGAAACAGAGGCTTCTTGAATGTTGCCTCTTCTCTGCTGCTTGTTATGATCCATCACTCCCAGTCCTGTGGAGGAAGCAGCAGAGCTACTAGAGTCTGGTTTAGTTCGTGTTAGCTAAATAACGAGGCCGCTCTGTCCCCCCAGATCCAGCTGTGGGACACTGCCGGCCAGGAGCGCTTCAGGAAGTCCATGGTGCAGCATTACTACCGCAACGTCCACGCCGTGGTGTTCGTCTACGACGTGACCAACGCCGCCAGCTTCCGCAGCCTCCCCGCCTGGATCGAGGAGTGCAAGCAGCACGCCCTGGGAACCGAGGTGCCCAGGATCCTGGTGGGGAACAAGTGCGACCTGCAGGACTCGGTCCAGGTGGGCACGGACGTAGCGCAGCAGTTTGCGGACGCTCACTCAATGCCGCTGTTCGAGACGTCCGCCAAGAGCCCCAACAGCCTGGGAGACGGGAGCTACCGCGACAGCGACCACGTCGAGGCCATCTTTATGACTGTGGCCCACAAGCTCAAGTCCCAGAAGCCTTTAGTGCTGAGCCAGCCAGCCGAGGGGTCGGGAAGCACCGTCACCCTGAGCGGAGGGAGGAATGACGACGGTGGCGGAGGCAGAgggtggagctgcagcagctgctgaggaCTCAAACTCCACTGGCTAGTGGACTCAAACTAGCCAGTTTGAGGACTCAAACTGGCTAGTCaaaactctggaggagcagtTCCTGGAGGACCTGCTCCTCCAGGTCTTGCTCCAGACCTGGAGCAAGGAGAGGAAAACTACAGAGCACTGATGAATACCACAGTGTGTTAGGGCCAATGTagatagaaaaagaaaggaagagtaTATacaaaaactcagacattttgagattaatctcagaaattttctagaagaaaataaggaaatttTCTGAGGTTGGAAAGTTGaagatttgctagaaaaaattcTAATGTTGCGATTACTCAGAAATTTGCTAGAAGAAACATGGAAGcttctcagtttgaaaagtcaaaagtttgctacaaaaatctgagaattttttaattaaaagatgcaaattttCGACttataaaactcagaaatatccatgtttttgttctagaaaatgatggaaatttactcctgtttttctctgtctacGATGGCCCTTGTACACGTTGTAGATGAACCATACTGCTTGTTTACATGATTTTCTTAATGCCATCACTTCACTCAGCTGTTTCCTGGTCAGATCATGTTGTCCAGATATGATCTGTTTCACTGCCAAATATCCTGTCCAACCCATTAGTACAGTGGTTCATAAACCTGCTCCATGCACTCCTGATGCATTCATGACCTCCTCTGCAGACCCTCACTGCTGCAGGAGCCTGTTACTCACCCATTCTTTTAATTCAGCTGTTTGGAAGCAAGGTGACACCTAAAGCATGCAGAGCTGAGGTAGTGGAGGATCTAATTTTCCCATAAAAACTCCCATATTTTAGCAGTAAATTCCAATCAAAGGTGCTTTATTTGGTTGTTGGAGACCAGACGTGATTGTAACAGAACCATCTCCACCTTAGTGAGCAGAGAAGAGActcaggaggaggaggaccgGTCCAGGTAGGTCCACTCTGGTTGGCAGCATGGTTCGATGCCTTCAGGGCTCACCTCTGTTCTTTGGATTTTCCAGTTATGTCAGAGCATCTGAGTGAAACGTGAGTGAAAtggaagacactgagcacagaAGCTGATTAATCTTTATATATGGTGGTTTGGTATCCAAGGTGATTGTTTAATCAAACGAATTATCAACTGgacattcagctgtttttgtttttgcattgatTTTACCGTTCAGTGGCTTTATGTTGGTGTTGTTTTTTAGGAGAACAGTGAGCTTCATTAGAAACGAGCTGGGATGATGGTAgattaaaaaacacagagattAGCTGGAGCCTGGACTGCAGCGATGTGAATTCCTGGATTGGTTCTGAGCTCCTCCATAGTTGGCCCATAGTTGGGTCAGTATGAGCCTCTCAGT contains:
- the LOC102236194 gene encoding ras-related protein Rab-33B-like; this encodes MAESGSAAELSGSLTSSALPPPRTRIFKIIVIGDSGVGKTCLTFRFCAGRFPEKTEATIGVDFRERLVEIDGEKIKIQLWDTAGQERFRKSMVQHYYRNVHAVVFVYDVTNAASFRSLPAWIEECKQHALGTEVPRILVGNKCDLQDSVQVGTDVAQQFADAHSMPLFETSAKSPNSLGDGSYRDSDHVEAIFMTVAHKLKSQKPLVLSQPAEGSGSTVTLSGGRNDDGGGGRGWSCSSC